The DNA window CGAGTTCCAGTACCTTTTCGTTGAGCGTGACGACCTCGGATTCAGCGGACTCGCACCAGGCGGGCTCCAGTTTGGCCAGTTCCAGCTCGGCGGCCTGAGCCTGGATCAATTCGGCAAGTTGAGTGCGCTCGTCAACATCGTCTGGCGGCAGCCCGCGCCAGCGCTCCATGGAACCCTTCAGATCGACCAGCCCCTTATAAAGGCCAGCATGCGCGATCGGCGGCGTCATGTAGCTGATCAGGGTCGCCGCGGCGCGCCGCTTGGCGATGGTGCCCTCGGACGGATTGTTCGAGGCATAGAGATAGATGTTCGGCAGATCCCCGATCAGACGATCCGGCCAGCAGGCGCCGGACAGACCGGCCTGTTTGCCGGGCATGAACTCCAGCGCACCATGGGTGCCGAAGTGCAGCACGGCGTGAGCGCCGAAATCCTCGCGGATATAGCGATAGAAGGTGGTGAAGGCGTGGGTCGGGGTAAACCCCTTTTCGAACAGCAACCTCATGGGGTCGCCTTCGTAGCCGAAGGACGGCTGGATGCCGACGAAGATATTGCCGAACTGGGCGCCAAGCACGAACAGCGAGCCGCCGTCGGTCTGATGCTTGCCGGGCGCCGGACCCCACTGCTTTTCGATCTCGGCGAGCCAGGGCTCGCGGCGCACATGGTCGTCGGCCGGGACGCGGATATGGACATTGGCATGGGCGCCGAAGCGGGCCGCGTTACCGTTGACGATGCGCTCGCGCAGGTCGTCCAGATCCTCGGGCAGGTCGACGCGATAACCCGCCGCGTCCATGGCGAGCAGAGTGCGATGGAGCGACGCGAAGACCGACAGATAAGCGGCCGTGCCGGTGTTGCCGGCATTGGGCGGAAAATTGAAGAGCACGATCGCGACCTTGCGCTCGGCGCGCTGGCTGCGACGTAGCCGCACCAGATGCTCCACACGCGCGCCCAGCGCCTCGGCGCGTTCGCCATGCGACTGCATGTCGCGCGCATCGTTGTTCCCGCCGCCATTGCGACCGCCATAGACCATGGAGCCGGTCGCGCCGTCGAGTTCCGGAATCGCGACCATCATGGTCGCCTCGACCGGGAGCAGACCCTGATTGGAGTCTTCCCATTGGTCGAGGGTCTGGAACTCCACGGCCAGGGTCGAAAGATAGGGCACGTCGAGCCGGGAGAGCATTTCCTCGGCGGCCTTGGAGTCATTATAGGCGGGACCGCCCACCAGCGAAAAACCGGTCAGCGAGACGACCGTATCCACCGTCGCCTGTCCGTCCTTCATGAAGAATTTTTCGATCGCCGGGCGCGCATCCAGACCGCTGGCGAAGGCCGGCACGACTTGCAGCCCGCGCGCTTCGAGCGACTCGATCACACCGTTGTAATGACTGGCGTTGCCGGCGAGCACATAGGAGCGCATCAGCAGCAGACCGACCCGGCCTTTGGGCTTGGCGTTGACAACCGGAAGCTGGGAGAGCTTGTCGGAGATGTGGCCCTTCATACGCGGGTGATAGATCCCGACTTCGGGATATTCGACCGGGGCGGCGACCTTCAGGGTGCCGCGCAGATGACGGCGCGGACCGTCGGCATAGCGATCCACCAGGAAACGGACCATGTTACCGAGGTTCTCGTCGGAACCGGCGAGCCAGTATTGCAGGGTCAGGAAATAGGCGCGCACGTCCTGGGCGGTACCAGGGATAAACCGCAGCAGCTTAGGGATGCGCCGGAGCATCGACATCTGCTGGGCGCCGGTGCTCTGCTTGCGTTCCTTGTTGCCGCGCAGCCGTTTGAGCAGGGCCATGGGGCCGCCCGGCGTGCCATCCATCGCGAAGCCGCCCATGCGGGTCATCTTCATCAGCTCGCTGGCCGACATGCAAACGATCATGGCGTCGCAGTGGTCGCGACGGGCGGCCATGGCGGACAGGATCGGTTTGAAGTGATCCTCCATGACCAGCATGGTGGTCATCACGATGTCGCCCTCGGCGATATCGGCCAGACAGCGTTCCAGCGCCTCGGGCGAATCGGCCCATTCGGTGGCGGCGTGCAGATTCAGGCGCAGACCCGGCAACTCGCGCTGCAGCGACGGAAGCGCGCGTTGCGTCGTCCCCGAGAGATGCCCATCGAGATTGACGATGACGACACGCACCGGCGTCGCATCGGAAGTTTTGGCACGCATCTCAGCGACCGAAGTGCGCTTTGGCATCGTAGAGCGTCTCCACAGTAATGGTTAGGATCCCTCGTTCTTGCGCGAACCGCTCAGTGTTGCGACGCGCCTTTCCACGCACGAAAAAGGGGATCTTTTTCAGTTCCTGCTCGGCTTCCGATGTCCAAGCCATGCTGTTTTCGTCGGTCGCGGCAACCGTCTCCACCGTGGATCCAGCGCCCCGCGAGCGTTCCTGGCTGGGATGAGCGGTTCGGGCGCCCGGCCCCAGATGCGAGGGCGTCGCGCCATCGTGAAACTCGAAATCCTCCCGGAACATGGTAATCAGGTGCTC is part of the Thiocystis violascens DSM 198 genome and encodes:
- a CDS encoding magnesium chelatase subunit H; the encoded protein is MPKRTSVAEMRAKTSDATPVRVVIVNLDGHLSGTTQRALPSLQRELPGLRLNLHAATEWADSPEALERCLADIAEGDIVMTTMLVMEDHFKPILSAMAARRDHCDAMIVCMSASELMKMTRMGGFAMDGTPGGPMALLKRLRGNKERKQSTGAQQMSMLRRIPKLLRFIPGTAQDVRAYFLTLQYWLAGSDENLGNMVRFLVDRYADGPRRHLRGTLKVAAPVEYPEVGIYHPRMKGHISDKLSQLPVVNAKPKGRVGLLLMRSYVLAGNASHYNGVIESLEARGLQVVPAFASGLDARPAIEKFFMKDGQATVDTVVSLTGFSLVGGPAYNDSKAAEEMLSRLDVPYLSTLAVEFQTLDQWEDSNQGLLPVEATMMVAIPELDGATGSMVYGGRNGGGNNDARDMQSHGERAEALGARVEHLVRLRRSQRAERKVAIVLFNFPPNAGNTGTAAYLSVFASLHRTLLAMDAAGYRVDLPEDLDDLRERIVNGNAARFGAHANVHIRVPADDHVRREPWLAEIEKQWGPAPGKHQTDGGSLFVLGAQFGNIFVGIQPSFGYEGDPMRLLFEKGFTPTHAFTTFYRYIREDFGAHAVLHFGTHGALEFMPGKQAGLSGACWPDRLIGDLPNIYLYASNNPSEGTIAKRRAAATLISYMTPPIAHAGLYKGLVDLKGSMERWRGLPPDDVDERTQLAELIQAQAAELELAKLEPAWCESAESEVVTLNEKVLELEYTLIPHGLHVVGEAPTEDERLDMLEAVAESLKDIRPDRHSIRALMAGKSPEKALKAGGMATSEENVALFRELAEIDRLLIQDSEIPAMLRALDGRFIRPAPGGDLLRTPAILPTGRNLHGFDPFRLPSIYAVKDGFLQATRVIERHMAEGNPFPETIAIVLWGTDNLKTEGGPIGQALALIGARPRFDNYGRLAGATLIPLEELGRPRIDVVMTLSGIFRDLLPLQTKLLAEASFQAASADEPLEQNFIRKHALAYQEAQGCDLETAALRVFSNADGAYGANVNYLVDSSSWDEGDELAETYTRRKSFAYGRSGQPVQQAALLKSVLSTVQLAYQNLDSVELGVTTVDHYFDTLGGITRAVGQYKGDEVPVYIGDQTRGDGVVRTLAEQVALETRTRMLNPKWYEGMLKHGYEGVRQIEVHVTNTMGWSATTGQVAPWVYQQLTETFVLDEEMRNRLAQLNPTASAKVANRLIEAHERNYWSPDEATLEALRRAGEELEDRLEGVIEEAAA